A window of Diospyros lotus cultivar Yz01 chromosome 14, ASM1463336v1, whole genome shotgun sequence contains these coding sequences:
- the LOC127789696 gene encoding nuclear transcription factor Y subunit A-3, with protein MEKERVGFDFKKGGRSRSRSIPAFPLCPTPKGCNGTDGRPEVVQIKSLMGIHDFLPSDEVDYGKSFISVASIPLSYTDPYHRGLLPAYGPHAMVHHPQMLGWEPARVPLPLGLAQDEPTYVNAKQYRAILRRRQHRAKLEAQNKLPKARKQPYLHESRHLHALKRARGSGGRFLNTKKLEQFKGAGRTNSQDRSASSVHLHLTSNMSEPEIPSSTTSNGDNVFIFQQQPEFKFSVYPSRILRVTNAIIFRSSGER; from the exons atggagaaggaGAGAGTGGGGTTTGATTTCAAGAAAGGGGGCAGGTCCAGGTCCAGGTCCATCCCAGCATTTCCTCTGTGCCCAACTCCCAAAG GATGTAATGGAACTGATGGGAGGCCAGAAGTGGTTCAAATTAAATCGTTGATGGGAATTCATGATTTTCTGCCTTCTGATGAAGTTGATTATGGGAAATCCTTTATAAGTGTG GCTTCAATTCCTCTTTCTTACACAGATCCATATCATAGGGGGTTATTGCCTGCTTATGGGCCACATGCTATG GTTCATCATCCACAAATGCTGGGATGGGAACCTGCAAGAGTGCCACTGCCTCTTGGTCTTGCACAGGACGAGCCCACGTACGTCAACGCGAAACAATACCGTGCAATTCTTAGGCGGAGACAACACCGTGCCAAGCTTGAAGCTCAAAACAAACTACCAAAAGCTAGAAAG CAGCCCTATCTCCACGAGTCCCGGCACCTTCATGCATTAAAGAGGGCTAGAGGATCTGGTGGAAGATTTCTCAACACAAAGAAGCTAGAACAATTCAAAGGTGCTGGCAGAACCAACAGCCAAGATAGATCTGCCTCCTCGGTTCATCTCCATTTGACCTCCAACATGTCAGAACCCGAAATCCCCAGTTCAACAACGTCCAACGGTGATAATGTCTTTATCTTCCAGCAGCAGCCAGAATTCAAGTTCTCTGTGTACCCCTCTCGCATTCTTAGGGTAACGAATGCTATCATCTTTCGATCAAGCGGTGAGAGGTGA